The following are from one region of the Quercus robur chromosome 1, dhQueRobu3.1, whole genome shotgun sequence genome:
- the LOC126690093 gene encoding uncharacterized protein LOC126690093 isoform X3, whose protein sequence is MVERPGILKPWKFLDSPPQYRELSHPSSAFLDGKDVCEMDIETLKDTQLKKLGHYTREFLWLGSPWTCRKKRRHYQSFRRNGVKISVQDFVFVLAEEDKRLVAYLEDMYEDSRGNKMVVVRWYHKIDEVGIVLPHNFNDREIFFSLCLQDLSIECIDGLAAVLSPQHFDKFLKEAMHTQLEPFICYQQFDNDDVKPFDITQVEGYWKQEILRYMYAHSLLKGHGNSQHFDGLKVEENINDAVGIRPKKRLHWSKDDDMHLQWTNRVEPAGATSLDVQNICNSGIDKKFGVEICSVKGGSSSALLSTKEAKQNPLQHLTVGSQVEVLSQDSGIRGCWFRALIIKKYKDKVKVQYQDIQDAADESNKLEEWILASRVAAPDHLGLRISGRTTVRPSHQSNKCKVSRVVELGAVVDVWWHDGWWEGIVVRKESEDKLHIYFPGEKHESIFCYGDLRHSQEWLGGVWTHFKDRPDLVSSILSCSERKPVAEKSSEGKSAQATICGSRLSRQDETESNDSRLDSEYDKVKSVGVVPDLSKDLCAQLRWKSSRKRRRGGGFSGQKLRSSDNDSKSTSDERFLIPLSMKVVDHENCKYIGDSLFSTSVVSPLTSLVMSR, encoded by the exons GATACTCAGTTAAAGAAGCTTGGCCACTATACAAGAGAATTTTTATGGCTTGGTTCTCCTTGGACTTGCAGGAAAAAACGAAGGCATTATCAGTCTTTTCGCAGGAATGGTGTTAAAATCTCT GTTCAGgactttgtatttgttttagCGGAGGAGGATAAACGTCTTGTAGCTTACTTAGAAGACATGTATGAGGACTCTAGAGGCAACAAGATGGTTGTGGTGCGATGGTATCATAAAATTGATGAGGTTGGTATTGTTTTGCCTCACAATTTTAATGACagagagattttcttttctctttgtcTTCAAGATCTCAGTATTGAATGTATAGATGGATTGGCTGCCGTCCTCAGTCCCCAGCATTTTGACAAATTTCTTAAGGAGGCGATGCATACTCAGCTGGAGCCATTTATCTGCTACCAGCAGTTTGATAACGATGATGTCAAGCCCTTTGACATAACACAAGTTGAAGGTTATTGGAAACAGGAAATACTCCGATATATGTACGCCCACTCTTTGTTGAAGGGTCATGGGAACTCTCAGCATTTTGATGGCCTCAAAGTGgaagaaaatattaatgatgCTGTTGGCATCAGACCTAAAAAGAGGCTTCACTGGTCAAAAGATGATGATATGCACTTGCAATGGACTAACAGAGTAGAGCCAGCAGGTGCAACATCTTTGGATGTGCAAAATATTTGCAACAGTGGTATTGATAAAAAGTTTGGAGTTGAAATCTGCAGTGTAAAAGGAGGAAGTTCTTCTGCCTTGTTATCCACAAAAGAAGCAAAGCAGAATCCTCTGCAGCATTTGACTGTAGGTTCTCAGGTTGAAGTCCTCTCTCAAGACAGTGGCATTAGGGGGTGTTGGTTTAGAGCTTTGATCATCAAGAAATATAAAGATAAGGTGAAGGTGCAGTATCAAGATATTCAAGATGCTGCTGATGAATCCAATAAACTTGAG GAATGGATTTTAGCATCCAGGGTTGCAGCTCCCGACCATTTAGGCCTCCGAATTTCTGGGAGGACAACTGTTCGACCATCCCATCAGTCTAATAAATGCAAAGTTTCACGGGTTGTTGAGCTTGGTGCTGTTGTAGATGTGTGGTGGCATGATGGGTGGTGGGAAGGCATTGTGGTTCGGAAGGAATCTGAAGATAAGTTGCATATTTATTTTCCAG GAGAAAAGCATGAATCAATATTCTGCTATGGTGACTTAAGACATTCTCAAGAGTGGTTGGGAGGCGTGTGGACGCATTTTAAGGACAGGCCAGACCTTGTTAGCTCCATATTATCTTGCTCAGAAAGAAAGCCAGTTGCAGAGAAATCTTCTGAAGGCAAATCAGCCCAAGCAACCATTTGTGGTAGTAGACTGTCCAGGCAAGATGAAACTGAGTCTAATGATTCTCGCTTGGACTCTGAATATGATAAGGTAAAATCGGTGGGGGTAGTTCCAGATCTTTCAAAGGATTTATGTGCTCAGTTAAGGTGGAAGTCATCACGGAAGAGAAGACGGGGTGGTGGATTCTCTGGCCAGAAGCTGCGCAGCAGTGATAATGATAGTAAAAGTACCTCTGATGAGAGGTTTTTGATTCCTTTGTCGATGAAGGTGGTTGATCACGAGAACTGCAAGTACATTGGGGATTCTCTTTTCAGTACTTCTGTTGTATCCCCTCTAACAAGCTTGGTTATGTCTAGGTGA
- the LOC126690093 gene encoding uncharacterized protein LOC126690093 isoform X4 produces MDIETLKDTQLKKLGHYTREFLWLGSPWTCRKKRRHYQSFRRNGVKISVQDFVFVLAEEDKRLVAYLEDMYEDSRGNKMVVVRWYHKIDEVGIVLPHNFNDREIFFSLCLQDLSIECIDGLAAVLSPQHFDKFLKEAMHTQLEPFICYQQFDNDDVKPFDITQVEGYWKQEILRYMYAHSLLKGHGNSQHFDGLKVEENINDAVGIRPKKRLHWSKDDDMHLQWTNRVEPAGATSLDVQNICNSGIDKKFGVEICSVKGGSSSALLSTKEAKQNPLQHLTVGSQVEVLSQDSGIRGCWFRALIIKKYKDKVKVQYQDIQDAADESNKLEEWILASRVAAPDHLGLRISGRTTVRPSHQSNKCKVSRVVELGAVVDVWWHDGWWEGIVVRKESEDKLHIYFPGEKHESIFCYGDLRHSQEWLGGVWTHFKDRPDLVSSILSCSERKPVAEKSSEGKSAQATICGSRLSRQDETESNDSRLDSEYDKVKSVGVVPDLSKDLCAQLRWKSSRKRRRGGGFSGQKLRSSDNDSKSTSDERFLIPLSMKVVDHENCKYIGDSLFSTSVVSPLTSLVMSR; encoded by the exons GATACTCAGTTAAAGAAGCTTGGCCACTATACAAGAGAATTTTTATGGCTTGGTTCTCCTTGGACTTGCAGGAAAAAACGAAGGCATTATCAGTCTTTTCGCAGGAATGGTGTTAAAATCTCT GTTCAGgactttgtatttgttttagCGGAGGAGGATAAACGTCTTGTAGCTTACTTAGAAGACATGTATGAGGACTCTAGAGGCAACAAGATGGTTGTGGTGCGATGGTATCATAAAATTGATGAGGTTGGTATTGTTTTGCCTCACAATTTTAATGACagagagattttcttttctctttgtcTTCAAGATCTCAGTATTGAATGTATAGATGGATTGGCTGCCGTCCTCAGTCCCCAGCATTTTGACAAATTTCTTAAGGAGGCGATGCATACTCAGCTGGAGCCATTTATCTGCTACCAGCAGTTTGATAACGATGATGTCAAGCCCTTTGACATAACACAAGTTGAAGGTTATTGGAAACAGGAAATACTCCGATATATGTACGCCCACTCTTTGTTGAAGGGTCATGGGAACTCTCAGCATTTTGATGGCCTCAAAGTGgaagaaaatattaatgatgCTGTTGGCATCAGACCTAAAAAGAGGCTTCACTGGTCAAAAGATGATGATATGCACTTGCAATGGACTAACAGAGTAGAGCCAGCAGGTGCAACATCTTTGGATGTGCAAAATATTTGCAACAGTGGTATTGATAAAAAGTTTGGAGTTGAAATCTGCAGTGTAAAAGGAGGAAGTTCTTCTGCCTTGTTATCCACAAAAGAAGCAAAGCAGAATCCTCTGCAGCATTTGACTGTAGGTTCTCAGGTTGAAGTCCTCTCTCAAGACAGTGGCATTAGGGGGTGTTGGTTTAGAGCTTTGATCATCAAGAAATATAAAGATAAGGTGAAGGTGCAGTATCAAGATATTCAAGATGCTGCTGATGAATCCAATAAACTTGAG GAATGGATTTTAGCATCCAGGGTTGCAGCTCCCGACCATTTAGGCCTCCGAATTTCTGGGAGGACAACTGTTCGACCATCCCATCAGTCTAATAAATGCAAAGTTTCACGGGTTGTTGAGCTTGGTGCTGTTGTAGATGTGTGGTGGCATGATGGGTGGTGGGAAGGCATTGTGGTTCGGAAGGAATCTGAAGATAAGTTGCATATTTATTTTCCAG GAGAAAAGCATGAATCAATATTCTGCTATGGTGACTTAAGACATTCTCAAGAGTGGTTGGGAGGCGTGTGGACGCATTTTAAGGACAGGCCAGACCTTGTTAGCTCCATATTATCTTGCTCAGAAAGAAAGCCAGTTGCAGAGAAATCTTCTGAAGGCAAATCAGCCCAAGCAACCATTTGTGGTAGTAGACTGTCCAGGCAAGATGAAACTGAGTCTAATGATTCTCGCTTGGACTCTGAATATGATAAGGTAAAATCGGTGGGGGTAGTTCCAGATCTTTCAAAGGATTTATGTGCTCAGTTAAGGTGGAAGTCATCACGGAAGAGAAGACGGGGTGGTGGATTCTCTGGCCAGAAGCTGCGCAGCAGTGATAATGATAGTAAAAGTACCTCTGATGAGAGGTTTTTGATTCCTTTGTCGATGAAGGTGGTTGATCACGAGAACTGCAAGTACATTGGGGATTCTCTTTTCAGTACTTCTGTTGTATCCCCTCTAACAAGCTTGGTTATGTCTAGGTGA
- the LOC126690110 gene encoding uncharacterized protein LOC126690110 isoform X3, which produces MALVNNQPKKESPGIGIRKSKSLLLSGTSLASVQEVVISADIRCSECQKRVADMMSRMNETESVVVNLLEKKVTLTCRYANVGKASSQQVAAIYRNPFGKVAMIKRIFRSSRR; this is translated from the exons ATGGCTCTTGTTAATAATCAGCCTAAGAAGGAGTCTCCAGGAATTGGAATAAGAAAGTCAAAGAGCTTATTACTTTCTGGAACCAGCCTCGCCTCT GTCCAGGAAGTTGTTATTTCAGCAGATATTCGATGTTCCGAATGCCAAAAGAGAGTAGCTGACATGATGTCAAGAATGAATG AGACAGAGTCAGTGGTGGTGAATTTATTGGAGAAGAAGGTGACACTAACATGTAGATATGCAAATGTTGGTAAAGCATCTTCACAGCAAGTTGCTGCTATATACAGGAATCCGTTTGGAAAAGTAGCCATGATCAAACGGATTTTCCGCTCTTCTCGACGTTGA
- the LOC126690110 gene encoding uncharacterized protein LOC126690110 isoform X4, whose protein sequence is MALVNNQPKKESPGIGIRKSKSLLLSGTSLASVQEVVISADIRCSECQKRVADMMSRMNESVVVNLLEKKVTLTCRYANVGKASSQQVAAIYRNPFGKVAMIKRIFRSSRR, encoded by the exons ATGGCTCTTGTTAATAATCAGCCTAAGAAGGAGTCTCCAGGAATTGGAATAAGAAAGTCAAAGAGCTTATTACTTTCTGGAACCAGCCTCGCCTCT GTCCAGGAAGTTGTTATTTCAGCAGATATTCGATGTTCCGAATGCCAAAAGAGAGTAGCTGACATGATGTCAAGAATGAATG AGTCAGTGGTGGTGAATTTATTGGAGAAGAAGGTGACACTAACATGTAGATATGCAAATGTTGGTAAAGCATCTTCACAGCAAGTTGCTGCTATATACAGGAATCCGTTTGGAAAAGTAGCCATGATCAAACGGATTTTCCGCTCTTCTCGACGTTGA
- the LOC126690110 gene encoding uncharacterized protein LOC126690110 isoform X1, producing MALVNNQPKKESPGIGIRKSKSLLLSGTSLASVESLSMPLVQEVVISADIRCSECQKRVADMMSRMNETESVVVNLLEKKVTLTCRYANVGKASSQQVAAIYRNPFGKVAMIKRIFRSSRR from the exons ATGGCTCTTGTTAATAATCAGCCTAAGAAGGAGTCTCCAGGAATTGGAATAAGAAAGTCAAAGAGCTTATTACTTTCTGGAACCAGCCTCGCCTCTGTTGAGTCTTTATCCATGCCTCTG GTCCAGGAAGTTGTTATTTCAGCAGATATTCGATGTTCCGAATGCCAAAAGAGAGTAGCTGACATGATGTCAAGAATGAATG AGACAGAGTCAGTGGTGGTGAATTTATTGGAGAAGAAGGTGACACTAACATGTAGATATGCAAATGTTGGTAAAGCATCTTCACAGCAAGTTGCTGCTATATACAGGAATCCGTTTGGAAAAGTAGCCATGATCAAACGGATTTTCCGCTCTTCTCGACGTTGA
- the LOC126690110 gene encoding uncharacterized protein LOC126690110 isoform X2, producing the protein MALVNNQPKKESPGIGIRKSKSLLLSGTSLASVESLSMPLVQEVVISADIRCSECQKRVADMMSRMNESVVVNLLEKKVTLTCRYANVGKASSQQVAAIYRNPFGKVAMIKRIFRSSRR; encoded by the exons ATGGCTCTTGTTAATAATCAGCCTAAGAAGGAGTCTCCAGGAATTGGAATAAGAAAGTCAAAGAGCTTATTACTTTCTGGAACCAGCCTCGCCTCTGTTGAGTCTTTATCCATGCCTCTG GTCCAGGAAGTTGTTATTTCAGCAGATATTCGATGTTCCGAATGCCAAAAGAGAGTAGCTGACATGATGTCAAGAATGAATG AGTCAGTGGTGGTGAATTTATTGGAGAAGAAGGTGACACTAACATGTAGATATGCAAATGTTGGTAAAGCATCTTCACAGCAAGTTGCTGCTATATACAGGAATCCGTTTGGAAAAGTAGCCATGATCAAACGGATTTTCCGCTCTTCTCGACGTTGA
- the LOC126690110 gene encoding uncharacterized protein LOC126690110 isoform X5 translates to MNQAGVSNPANSIFMSGKYCCMVMRINVDCNSCCRKLRKIILNLRAIESHLIEKQECRVSVCGTFRPSDVAIKIRKKMNRRVQILEIQEFDATTTEQIDPNPTVQG, encoded by the exons ATGAACCAAGCAGGGGTATCAAATCCTGCCAATTCCATCTTCATGTCAGGAAAG TATTGTTGCATGGTAATGAGGATCAACGTTGACTGCAATTCTTGTTGCCGGAAATTAAGGAAAATCATTCTAAATTTGAGAG CAATAGAGTCACATTTGATTGAGAAGCAGGAGTGCAGGGTAAGTGTGTGTGGGACATTTAGGCCATCGGACGTggcaataaaaataagaaagaagatgAACCGTAGAGTCCAAATTCTGGAAATTCAAGAGTTTGATGCCACCACCACCGAACAAATAGACCCCAATCCCACGGTTCAAGGCTAA